TCTCCAGGCCTTCATCGATCACCTGATCAACTGGGATTTCGCCAACGCCAACCTTGGCTGATTTCACTTTCGCAGGACCGTTGCCCATGGGTCGCCAGACCCATGGGCAACTGCTTTCTAGGGCAGGCTGATTTTGTAGATGTCGCCGGCGCCGAAGTCAGCCAGATAGAGGTTGCCGGCCTCGTCCTCGCCGAAGCTGGAGATCTGCAGCGCCGTGTCGAGAAGCAGCTGGTTTTCCCAGACTGCGCCGTTTCTCCTGAGCCCCCAGAGCCGGCCGGTGCAGAAGTCCGCGTAGAAGTAGATCCCCTGCAGGGCCGGGTGCTCGGCGCCCCGGTAGACGAAGCCACCGGTGACCGAACAATCCCCGGCGCCGTGGCGGTATTCCGCGACCGGCAGGGTCAGGCCGGTTCGGTCGCAGGCCGGGCCGAGAAAACAGGAAGTTCCCTCCATGATGTTCCACCCGTAATTCT
The DNA window shown above is from Desulfuromonadales bacterium and carries:
- a CDS encoding PQQ-dependent sugar dehydrogenase, with protein sequence KHLLGKMLRMDVDAEKPAPEIWQLGLRNPWRYCFDRKTGDLYIADVGQNLVEEVNFQTAASTGGENYGWNIMEGTSCFLGPACDRTGLTLPVAEYRHGAGDCSVTGGFVYRGAEHPALQGIYFYADFCTGRLWGLRRNGAVWENQLLLDTALQISSFGEDEAGNLYLADFGAGDIYKISLP